CCCTTCTGAAACTTGGGGTGTGGCGAGTAGGTTATTCCGCCTAGGAAGTCTTCAAACCATTGCCAGTAAGATATGTTTGGCGCCAGGAATTTTTTACCGGTCAATCCTGCAGCATGGATGCCGACCCACCCATGTCCTTGCTCGATGTATTTTTGCAAGGACAACTGCTGATCGGGCGACATATCAAAGGGAGCTTCCTGTAACTGCACGAATGCTTGATAGCGAGCCAAATTTTCGTCATTGAGAACTGTTGGATCGTCTGTAACGTCCACGCTGAAATTATTTTCAGCCGCCAACTTCTGAAGCATTGGCGTTGCAGCGGCAATCATCTCAAGATGGTCTTTGGCGCGGGATGTTAGGGCCAGCACCCTGAATATCGACCGAGGCGTGTTTGCTGGCAATTCTTGAGCAATTTCAACGCGAATTGAAATCACAACTAACAAAGCAGTGACAATTGCTTTGTAAATAGTGCGACGCATATCCAGAGACTTTCGAACCATAATTTTGCTAATCGCGACGATCGGTAGTCGACTTTGCGTCGATCGACTTTGTTTCCGATGGCGTTCGTAACAAAAACACTTCCCCTTTTGTGTCGGAGCTTTTTTTCGCCATGATCGACGCACGCGCGGTGTACGTTGCACCTGGTTTTAATTCTGCAATGCATAGAACGTAAGAATTTGCTTGAGATTTCGGACCAGAAAAGCCCGGATGTGCGTCGCGCATTAATTCCTTGCCATTCTCCAAAAGTACCACACTATTGATATCGATTTGATCCTTGCCTTCCAGGAATTCAAACCGCACTGCGTAATTTCCGGGTCCTAACAGGTGTGGCGTGATGAGAAAATCAACGTCTGTAGGTTGCTTCGATAACTGATCTGCGGGTCGCCATTGACCGATGAAAATAGCATGAGCCAGTGGATCGTCGTAATATTTCACTCCGTTGAGATCAAGACAATTGAAGTGTCTTACTAACCGCGATGCAAAATCAGGAAAATCGCCTCGATGCGAGGTCCACAGACATTCTGCCAGAGCAATGGCACGAGGAAAGGCCATGTAATCCAGCCGATCCTGAGTTGGAATGCGTTCTGTCCATAAGTTCCCCTGCGCGCCCAGAATGTGCTTGGCTTGCTCCGGAGTTAAATCTGCCGGCGTGGGCTCAAACGCATACACTTTATTAAGCGGAACTGTACTAACAAACAAAAAAGCCGATGACCCCTTCGGATTGCTTCCTACATCTGCGGTATGGTCAAAGTAACAGTTTGACTCTGGGGACATAATCACGTCGTGCCCTTGTGATGCCGCTGTTCGTCCGCCGGATATCCCCTGCCATGACATCACCGTTGCATCTGGCGCCAATCCGCCTTGCAGAATTTCGTTCCAACCAACCAATCGATGATGCTTGGTCTCGAGATATTTTTCCACTCGCTTGATAAAGTAGCTCTGCAATTCATTTTCATCTTTCAAG
The sequence above is drawn from the Pirellulales bacterium genome and encodes:
- a CDS encoding ThuA domain-containing protein translates to MRRTIYKAIVTALLVVISIRVEIAQELPANTPRSIFRVLALTSRAKDHLEMIAAATPMLQKLAAENNFSVDVTDDPTVLNDENLARYQAFVQLQEAPFDMSPDQQLSLQKYIEQGHGWVGIHAAGLTGKKFLAPNISYWQWFEDFLGGITYSPHPKFQKGTLVIEDHSHPVTKNLPAQMQISDEWYEFNESPRPRVHVLATADESTYKQNKPMGDHPMIWINEKYRRMVYIAIGHSASLCDNPDFRSLIRDAILWAASDQ
- a CDS encoding family 20 glycosylhydrolase, producing DDQGWRIEIKKYPLLTSVGAWRPADKSDLESIKLIPSSDGSSMLYGGYYTQDDIREVVTYAAARYVTVVPEIEMPGHSTAALAAYPQFSCTGGPFRIGALWGVFKDVYCPGKEETFTFIENVLDEVCELFPGPYVHVGGDECPKDRWRNCSDCKKRIQENGLKDENELQSYFIKRVEKYLETKHHRLVGWNEILQGGLAPDATVMSWQGISGGRTAASQGHDVIMSPESNCYFDHTADVGSNPKGSSAFLFVSTVPLNKVYAFEPTPADLTPEQAKHILGAQGNLWTERIPTQDRLDYMAFPRAIALAECLWTSHRGDFPDFASRLVRHFNCLDLNGVKYYDDPLAHAIFIGQWRPADQLSKQPTDVDFLITPHLLGPGNYAVRFEFLEGKDQIDINSVVLLENGKELMRDAHPGFSGPKSQANSYVLCIAELKPGATYTARASIMAKKSSDTKGEVFLLRTPSETKSIDAKSTTDRRD